The genomic DNA CCAATTGTGTAGAATATAATCTTCGTTCCGGGTGATCCGGAAAGGAGTATCGTATATGAGAAAAGAAACAGCATTTTCCGGCCTTGAAGCAGCGATTGTGCTTATTGCATTCGTTGTAGTCGCCGCAGTGTTCTCCTATGTGATGCTGGGTGCAGGGTTCTTCGCAACTCAGAAGTCACAAGAAGTAACCTACTCAGGAATGAAACAGGCAACATCAAACCTGATACTTGATGGTATGATCTACGGGTCATATTCTAAAGGTGGCAGTGGGTTAGCGCAACTTTATTTCTATGTGAAGGTTCCCGAAGGCGGAGAGACTCAGGATCTTAAATATGTCACCTATCTCTGGACTAAGGAGAACAAAGCCGTTACAACCTTGACGAGTATAACTCCAACTAATCAACAATTAAACCCTGGTGCTCGTGTTAAGGTAACAATTACTGCACCAACAGGATACAAACCAATTGCAGGACAGAAATTTGTTCTGGAAATTAAACCGAAGACTGGAGCATCAACGATTGTAACAAGAACTTTAAGCGATGGATATAATGGCGGAGTTATTATCTAACTTCCTTTTTTTTCGAAACGTATTTTTATCAGTTTTTAGCACATCAATCAATTTATACAATTATAGAGGCTTTTGCATAACTAAAATGTCATTTCCGCAAGAAGATAATTTCCATTCGAGTGGAACCTAAAATCAGCGATAAAAAATCTGGTTTTTTCCTCATTGTACCAGCGGTTTAAAGTTATGCAACAACCTCTGTATTAACCCATGTTCTTTTCTACACAATATTTAATCACCTCTGAAAACCAATGCGAACGGACAAAGGAGGATAAATAGTAATTTCATGAATTTAAACCGGGTACATACCCTTATGATTGTTTTATTTAGGTGGGACCCTAAAAAATAAAATAAAAAACAATTATCTACGATAAATCGCACATCCACACATAATAAAAATTATTACTAGAATAAATATTGTGAGGTTATCTGAAAGTCGTCCAAAGATCAATTCATTCGGTGTGGATTGATTATCACTTTCATACACACTTAAAAATTCTTTATACATCTGTTTGGAGGGATTAATGTCGATTGCTTTTCGTAAAGCTCGTATTGATTCATTATTTCTGGCATTATCATGCAGTGATTTGGCATAAAAAAACCA from Methanospirillum hungatei JF-1 includes the following:
- a CDS encoding flagellin yields the protein MRKETAFSGLEAAIVLIAFVVVAAVFSYVMLGAGFFATQKSQEVTYSGMKQATSNLILDGMIYGSYSKGGSGLAQLYFYVKVPEGGETQDLKYVTYLWTKENKAVTTLTSITPTNQQLNPGARVKVTITAPTGYKPIAGQKFVLEIKPKTGASTIVTRTLSDGYNGGVII